In the Hordeum vulgare subsp. vulgare chromosome 7H, MorexV3_pseudomolecules_assembly, whole genome shotgun sequence genome, one interval contains:
- the LOC123412288 gene encoding polyadenylation and cleavage factor homolog 4-like: MSSAAAAAPVVGQVVERFRARLREEAGEEPKAAAVVGVYKEALAELTFNCKPIITELTIIAGQHAALAARGIADAICARILEVPVEQKLPSLYLLDSIVKNIGREYVADFATRLQKVFCFAYREVHPKQHPAMRHLFRTWSQVFPSSVLQGIENELQFSPSENSPSENKRPATTTIPRQSESLSPRPPHGIHVNPKYLEVQHQFKNGTKVDQLATRGRQMLDVVEDHINGLTTNSLRGFPSTSSKLQRSTILYTENPDQQGTFQSHIGLVRRDMSRSPPSDVLPRNASPKRPLEMPRLSHSVLGHDPRRLPDRNGWFERQCSFEDGAQRPSMSTLDEEYRKQSARELIDAYGNSQGNDADERLPKMQRLESNGMAGRSSAQKWLTSEEEEYTWEDMRPTLSRNRNNIPSLPSSETSRAGFPGSNTGQLDSDVGVRSWRSQAPRPALNLEDRTGHVDIATSRRHPGNFGLHNGAISEYHSSENTLDPGRTLAMSAPPWQQTNGLPLRMQAPQPSSTLNRLALPTDVEMPVKMLATGGTYDAMHVDLPLTNRTSPAPAPAPIEWPLHHHSQPPHNTKDIRGATDTLEVRPFIRHGINSSVFVPRHLYDALDRKTVSSGNLAQPPYHHPDLLSSSQQNQGTNFGNQSQPHDVPQFHPHSHSHSPEVFRSFAPSMPVAPPQNPFQGQGGSAVVPPVPPLPNTFSATRTVQPYGVSSASSFALPPLHRSLPPASLQIGPSSSQVCGPTTYFSGILSNLMNHGVITLEPATQPQDSVGVDFNVDLKVRNESVINALYQDLHRQCKTCGLRFKCQEEHRAHMDWHVTKNRNSKNRKQSSRKYFVTVGEWLRAAETVGNDGVPSFEPTEPIPDKKEEKEMSVPADENQTTCALCQEPFEDFYSDETEEWMYKGAVYMNAPDGNIVGLQRSHLGPIVHSKCQSGPSNIS, from the exons ATGTCCTCCGCCGCTGCTGCAGCCCCAGTCGTGGGTCAGGTCGTGGAGCGGTTCCGCGCGCGGCTGCGCGAGGAGGCGGGAGAGGAGCCGAAGGCGGCCGCGGTGGTGGGCGTCTACAAGGAGGCCCTCGCCGAGCTCACCTTCAACTGCAAGCCCATCATCACCGAGCTCACCATCATCGCGGGCCAGCACGCAGCGCTCGCTGCTAGGGGCATCGCCGACGCCATCTGCGCCCGCATCCTCGAG GTGCCAGTCGAGCAGAAATTGCCATCTTTGTATCTGCTAGACAGTATTGTGAAGAACATTGGACGAGAATATGTAGCGGACTTTGCCACTCGATTGCAGAAGGTATTTTGTTTTGCATACAGGGAAGTTCATCCCAAACAGCATCCTGCAATGCGACACCTCTTCCGTACCTGGTCGCAAGTGTTCCCTTCTTCTGTCCTTCAAGGGATCGAGAACGAGCTTCAGTTTTCTCCTTCAGAGAATTCTCCTTCAGAGAATAAGCGTCCTGCCACAACGACTATCCCACGACAGTCAGAGTCGTTATCTCCTAGGCCACCTCATGGCATCCATGTAAATCCAAAGTATCTAGAAGTGCAACACCAATTCAAGAATGGTACCAAG GTGGATCAGCTAGCAACCCGAGGGAGGCAAATGCTTGACGTAGTGGAGGATCATATTAACGGGTTAACAACAAATAGTTTGCGGGGATTTCCTTCCACTTCTTCAAAGCTTCAG AGATCTACGATACTGTATACTGAAAATCCTGATCAACAAGGAACATTTCAATCACATATTGGATTGGTAAGAAGAGATATGTCAAGATCACCACCTTCTGATGTGCTCCCTAGGAATGCATCCCCAAAAAGACCACTAGAGATGCCGCGACTGTCTCATTCTGTATTGGGACATGATCCTAGAAGATTGCCTGATAGAAATGGTTGGTTTGAACGACAATGTTCTTTTGAGGATGGTGCACAACGGCCTTCGATGAGCACGCTTGATGAAGAATAtaggaaacaaagtgcaagagaaCTTATTGATGCCTATGGAAATTCTCAAGGCAATGATGCTGATGAAAGGCTTCCCAAGATGCAACGGCTAGAATCAAATGGCATGGCAGGTAGATCCAGTGCACAAAAATGGCTCACTTCAGAGGAAGAAGAGTATACTTGGGAGGATATGCGTCCAACTTTGTCCCGAAATAGAAACAACATTCCGTCTTTACCTTCCTCTGAAACCTCGAGAGCTGGATTTCCTGGGTCAAACACTGGGCAGCTGGATTCTGATGTTGGGGTGCGCAGCTGGCGAAGCCAGGCTCCTCGACCAGCACTAAATCTCGAAGACAGGACTGGT CATGTTGACATAGCCACTAGTAGGAGACATCCAGGCAATTTTGGTCTGCACAATGGAGCTATTTCAGAGTACCATAGTTCTGAGAATACCCTTGATCCTGGAAGAACTCTTGCTATGTCAGCTCCACCATGGCAGCAGACTAATGGCCTGCCTTTGCGAATGCAAGCACCTCaaccttcatcaacactgaatagGTTGGCACTGCCCACTGATGTTGAAATGCCTGTCAAGATGTTGGCCACTGGTGGTACATATGATGCTATGCATGTAGACCTACCCTTGACTAATAGGACCtcgcctgctcctgctcctgctcccatagaatggcctcttcatcatcatagtcaaccaCCACATAATACAAAAGATATTAGAGGTGCAACAGATACTCTTGAAGTTAGGCCATTCATCAGGCATGGAATCAATTCATCTGTATTTGTTCCTCGACATCTATATGATGCATTGGATCGGAAAACTGTAAGTTCTGGTAACTTAGCCCAACCACCATACCACCACCCAGATTTGTTGTCATCGAGTCAACAAAATCAAGGTACAAATTTTGGAAATCAATCTCAGCCTCATGATGTGCCACAGTTTCATCCTCATTCCCATTCCCACTCTCCGGAGGTATTTAGAAGCTTTGCCCCCAGCATGCCTGTAGCTCCCCCCCAAAATCCATTCCAAGGACAAGGAGGTAGTGCAGTAGTACCACCAGTTCCACCTCTACCAAACACCTTTTCTGCAACACGAACTGTGCAACCCTATGGCGTGTCGTCAGCGTCTAGTTTTGCTCTGCCACCGTTACATCGTAGCCTACCTCCTGCTTCGTTGCAGATTGGTCCATCTTCATCACAAGTTTGTGGGCCTACAACATATTTCTCTGGAATTTTAAGTAACCTTATGAATCATGGTGTAATTACACTGGAGCCAGCTACTCAACCTCAG GACTCTGTTGGAGTTGACTTCAATGTAGACCTCAAGGTGCGGAACGAGTCTGTCATTAATGCTCTGTATCAGGATCTCCACAGGCAATGCAAAACGTGTGGCCTTCGTTTTAAATGCCAGGAAGAGCACCGTGCTCATATGGATTGGCATGTTACGAAAAACAGAAATTCCAAAAATCGCAAGCAATCTTCACGTAAATATTTTGTCACCGTGGGGGAATGGTTAAGAGCAGCAGAAACAGTAGGAAATGATGGTGTTCCTTCTTTTGAGCCCACGGAACCAATTCCCgacaaaaaggaagaaaaagaaatgtCTGTTCCTGCCGATGAAAACCAAACAACATGTGCTTTATGTCAAGAGCCATTTGAGGATTTCTACAGCGATGAAACTGAAGAGTGGATGTACAAAGGTGCAGTTTACATGAATGCACCTGATGGTAATATTGTTGGTCTCCAAAGGTCGCATTTGGGGCCTATTGTCCATTCCAAATGTCAATCTGGCCCCAGTAATATTTCTTAG